A window of Cohnella herbarum contains these coding sequences:
- a CDS encoding ABC transporter ATP-binding protein — translation MTERLLAVDDLQVSFHTRDGENQAVRGVGFHVDAGETVGIVGESGSGKSVTAKAILGLIGPPGKIVGGDIRYRGESLSGLSDKKWRSLRGNRIAMVFQDPMTSLNPVKKIGDQMTEVIRRHRGLGKQEALQEAIDKLREVGISEPERRVGQYPHEFSGGMRQRVMIAMALSCQPELLLADEPTTALDVTIQAQILDLLKEIKNKSNMAIVLITHDLGVVAQVCTRVIVMYGGMIMEEGTVEDIFYRPGHPYTQGLLRSVPKRGGGSRERLVPIEGTPPDLIDPPSGCPFIERCPHAFGKCVERPPLFELGEGHRALCWLRDGENPTSDDSLKALAGERGTSGE, via the coding sequence ATGACGGAGCGGTTGCTTGCCGTTGATGATTTACAGGTTTCGTTTCATACCCGGGACGGGGAAAATCAAGCGGTCCGAGGCGTCGGCTTCCATGTCGACGCAGGGGAAACGGTCGGGATTGTCGGGGAATCGGGAAGCGGCAAGAGCGTAACCGCGAAGGCGATTCTCGGTTTGATCGGCCCTCCGGGCAAAATCGTCGGAGGCGATATCCGCTACCGGGGAGAGAGCTTGTCCGGGTTATCCGATAAAAAGTGGAGAAGCCTGCGCGGCAATCGGATAGCTATGGTTTTCCAAGATCCGATGACTTCCCTTAACCCCGTTAAGAAAATCGGCGATCAGATGACGGAAGTCATCCGTAGGCATCGCGGACTCGGCAAGCAGGAAGCGCTGCAAGAAGCGATCGACAAGCTGCGGGAAGTCGGCATCTCCGAGCCGGAGCGTCGCGTCGGACAGTACCCCCACGAGTTCAGCGGGGGGATGCGGCAGCGGGTTATGATCGCGATGGCGCTCTCGTGCCAGCCTGAGCTGCTCCTCGCCGATGAGCCGACTACGGCTCTCGATGTTACGATACAAGCCCAAATTCTGGATCTTCTCAAGGAGATCAAGAATAAATCGAATATGGCCATCGTTCTGATCACCCACGATCTGGGCGTGGTGGCGCAAGTATGTACCCGTGTCATCGTCATGTACGGAGGAATGATCATGGAGGAGGGGACGGTGGAAGATATCTTCTATCGTCCCGGGCATCCCTATACGCAGGGATTGCTTCGTTCCGTGCCGAAACGCGGCGGCGGATCCCGCGAACGTCTCGTTCCGATCGAAGGAACGCCTCCGGATTTGATTGATCCGCCTTCGGGTTGCCCGTTCATCGAACGATGCCCGCATGCCTTCGGGAAGTGCGTCGAGCGGCCGCCCTTGTTTGAGTTAGGCGAGGGGCATCGCGCGCTATGTTGGTTGCGGGATGGAGAGAATCCAACTTCGGACGATTCCCTAAAAGCATTGGCCGGGGAGAGGGGGACTTCCGGTGAGTGA
- a CDS encoding GNAT family N-acetyltransferase, whose protein sequence is MNVNELHPNESGEVEPNAQERERADSQVEIRKQGTSFVVLGVGGQVGEITYRLADVDTWVIDHTFLDPRYRGGNIARKLLDIVVEEARAEGKKIIPSCSYALTQFKRNSEYADVWEKRA, encoded by the coding sequence ATGAACGTTAACGAACTTCATCCGAACGAATCTGGCGAGGTCGAGCCTAACGCCCAAGAACGCGAACGGGCCGACTCGCAAGTGGAAATCCGGAAACAAGGCACGAGTTTCGTCGTTCTGGGAGTCGGCGGACAAGTCGGCGAGATTACTTATAGGTTAGCCGACGTGGATACGTGGGTTATCGACCATACGTTTCTCGATCCTCGCTACCGGGGAGGCAATATCGCGCGGAAACTACTGGATATTGTCGTCGAAGAGGCTCGCGCGGAAGGGAAGAAAATTATCCCGTCATGCTCTTATGCGCTGACGCAATTCAAGCGTAACTCGGAATACGCGGACGTATGGGAAAAGAGAGCGTAG
- a CDS encoding ABC transporter permease, translating to MNRSKWRSVGSELLSSGFGIAGIVILLIFTIAAALAFLSPHDPNALNAVDRLKAPGASHWFGTDDYGRDYFTRALYGGRVSLMVGFSSMILATGIGVVVGVVSGYFGGVIDSLLMRFVEIVMSIPSFLILLLLSVYLKPSVGNIIVIISLLMWMNIARIVRAETMSLKEREYVLYAKASGQGALGIIGRHILPNLMPVVIVGATNNIASAIMMESSLSFLGFGVQAPNATWGSMLNNAQGYIAQAPYLALFPGLFILLTVLSFNVLGDILRVGFEPKLIKR from the coding sequence ATGAATCGGAGTAAATGGCGAAGCGTCGGGAGCGAACTTCTCTCGAGCGGATTCGGTATCGCCGGAATAGTTATCCTTCTTATTTTTACGATCGCGGCGGCGCTTGCCTTTCTGTCTCCGCACGATCCCAACGCGCTGAACGCGGTGGATAGATTAAAGGCGCCTGGCGCCTCGCATTGGTTTGGTACGGACGATTACGGCCGGGATTATTTCACCCGGGCTTTGTACGGCGGAAGAGTTTCGCTCATGGTCGGCTTCTCCTCGATGATTCTAGCGACAGGCATCGGCGTCGTCGTCGGCGTCGTCAGCGGATACTTCGGGGGAGTCATCGACAGTCTTCTGATGCGCTTCGTGGAGATCGTCATGTCGATTCCTTCGTTTCTGATCTTGCTGTTGCTCAGCGTCTACTTGAAGCCGAGCGTCGGCAACATTATCGTCATCATATCCCTACTTATGTGGATGAACATCGCAAGGATAGTCAGGGCGGAAACGATGTCGCTTAAGGAACGGGAGTACGTCTTGTACGCGAAGGCGTCCGGCCAAGGAGCACTCGGCATTATCGGGCGGCACATTCTCCCTAATCTGATGCCCGTCGTGATCGTAGGCGCGACGAACAATATCGCTTCGGCGATTATGATGGAATCTTCCCTCAGTTTTCTTGGATTCGGGGTGCAGGCTCCGAACGCCACATGGGGCAGCATGCTGAACAACGCGCAGGGTTACATCGCTCAAGCTCCTTATTTGGCTTTGTTTCCCGGCCTGTTTATTTTGCTTACGGTGCTAAGCTTTAACGTCTTGGGCGATATTTTGCGCGTAGGCTTCGAACCGAAGCTGATCAAGCGATAA
- a CDS encoding cytochrome P450, whose protein sequence is MTRVVDIPTSRTANFFSFQRDPLGFLLNALPIGDVVSLRTSSFQPTFIVNSPDFVQEILVHQDRFFRKGRSSGVLRRTVGDGLLTSEREEHREQKRYMTPVFYKERIQAYAEIVREETERLAGKLTEDGPVPMHEAMMELTLGIIARSLFNTELEEDKSELAAAVDVTIRRSAGTIFSPVILPFSWPTPGNVRHKKAIRTLEEMIYDAIADAKRQSDIYEGCMLGLLLDTRSEDGQALPEQEIRDQMMTMLLAGHETTANALVWAWYALERSPNALARLHEEQDRIRSKEERNGERISAYDRYREMPYAKQVIQETLRLYPPAWAILRESEQPVELLGDRFPSNSSFLISPYAIHRNDAVFGDASAFRPERFEDGGSSQWPRFAYFPFGGGVRGCIGSQFAMLEAVLILGTLAANFRFESAPGQGEAIPEPLVSLRVKDGRSMIPKSRL, encoded by the coding sequence ATGACAAGGGTAGTGGATATTCCTACTTCGAGAACGGCAAACTTCTTCAGCTTCCAACGGGATCCGCTCGGATTTCTCTTGAACGCGCTGCCGATAGGGGATGTCGTATCGCTCAGGACGAGCTCGTTCCAACCGACGTTTATCGTGAATTCCCCGGATTTCGTCCAGGAAATACTCGTTCACCAAGATCGCTTCTTTCGCAAAGGGAGAAGTTCGGGAGTGCTGCGCCGCACGGTCGGCGATGGTCTATTGACTTCCGAGCGCGAAGAGCATCGGGAACAGAAGCGGTATATGACTCCGGTATTCTATAAAGAAAGAATTCAAGCTTACGCCGAGATCGTGCGGGAGGAGACGGAGCGGCTCGCGGGCAAGTTGACCGAAGACGGTCCCGTTCCGATGCATGAGGCGATGATGGAACTGACGCTCGGCATTATCGCGCGGAGCTTGTTCAATACGGAACTGGAGGAAGATAAGTCGGAGCTGGCCGCGGCGGTCGACGTGACGATCCGGAGATCGGCGGGTACGATTTTCTCGCCGGTCATCCTGCCTTTCTCATGGCCGACGCCGGGCAACGTTCGTCACAAGAAGGCGATCCGCACGCTGGAAGAGATGATCTACGACGCGATCGCCGATGCGAAACGTCAATCGGATATTTATGAGGGCTGCATGTTAGGCCTGCTCCTTGATACGAGAAGCGAGGACGGACAAGCATTGCCCGAGCAGGAAATCCGGGATCAGATGATGACAATGCTGCTCGCCGGACACGAAACGACGGCCAACGCTTTAGTCTGGGCGTGGTACGCCTTGGAGCGTTCCCCGAACGCGCTCGCCCGGCTGCACGAGGAGCAAGATCGCATCCGATCCAAGGAAGAGCGTAACGGAGAGCGAATTTCTGCTTACGACCGTTACCGTGAGATGCCCTACGCCAAACAAGTCATTCAAGAAACGTTACGACTCTATCCCCCGGCGTGGGCTATTCTTCGCGAATCCGAGCAGCCGGTCGAGTTGCTTGGAGACCGTTTTCCGAGCAACAGCAGCTTCTTGATCAGTCCATACGCCATTCACCGCAACGACGCCGTATTCGGCGATGCATCGGCTTTCCGTCCGGAGAGATTCGAAGACGGAGGTTCTTCCCAATGGCCGCGGTTCGCTTATTTTCCGTTCGGCGGCGGCGTGAGAGGCTGCATCGGTTCGCAATTCGCGATGCTGGAAGCGGTGCTGATTCTCGGTACGCTGGCGGCGAATTTCCGGTTCGAATCCGCGCCCGGGCAAGGCGAAGCGATCCCCGAACCACTCGTGTCGCTTAGGGTGAAGGACGGACGGTCGATGATTCCGAAGAGCAGGCTTTAG
- a CDS encoding Crp/Fnr family transcriptional regulator gives MDDPLVSRVRGLFPCFSSVPDALWKHAELVSATPSTPHPVREGHLLEHALFIVSGGVRIFKICPESGREITLYRVFGGQCCALMMASILGETEYEASVSIEMPTEVLMISLPEFKNWIDEIRPVRQFVYKQIMGRIADVTTLIEKVAFQPIPVRLADFLLVRLSAREPATLEITHDLIAAELGTAREVVSRTLKAFAAQGAVLLQRGRITLLRRELLHRIAERLRD, from the coding sequence ATGGATGATCCGCTCGTTTCGCGGGTTCGCGGTCTTTTCCCTTGCTTCTCCTCCGTGCCCGACGCGCTATGGAAACATGCCGAACTCGTCTCTGCAACCCCCTCTACTCCACATCCCGTTCGGGAAGGCCATCTTCTCGAGCATGCGCTTTTTATCGTGAGCGGGGGAGTGCGTATCTTCAAAATATGTCCCGAATCGGGAAGAGAAATTACCCTTTACCGCGTCTTCGGGGGCCAATGCTGCGCGCTGATGATGGCAAGCATCCTCGGCGAAACGGAATACGAGGCATCCGTATCGATCGAGATGCCGACGGAAGTCCTCATGATTTCCCTTCCTGAATTCAAGAACTGGATCGACGAGATTCGGCCTGTCCGGCAGTTCGTCTACAAACAAATCATGGGCCGGATCGCCGACGTTACGACGCTGATCGAGAAGGTCGCGTTCCAACCTATCCCGGTTCGCTTGGCGGACTTCCTGCTCGTCCGTCTATCCGCGCGAGAACCTGCGACCCTTGAGATCACGCACGACCTCATCGCAGCCGAGCTCGGCACGGCCCGCGAAGTCGTCTCCCGAACGCTGAAAGCTTTCGCCGCCCAAGGCGCGGTTCTCTTGCAGAGAGGTCGAATCACCCTCCTTCGCAGAGAACTTCTGCATCGCATCGCCGAGCGTCTTCGTGACTAA
- a CDS encoding ABC transporter substrate-binding protein: MRTRKNKSLYGIILMAILTLVVSACSNNGNSSPSPSASNTTPSASQPAESGQAKDGGSLIFAVASDPIVLNPNYAGDRVSLTIDQALFAPLFQVNNGQKTFYLADSLSLSEDGLTYTLKLKEGLTWHDGEKLTADDVVFTLEKILDESQNSFLRANFVIGGKPVQATKVDDTTVEFKLPQVSPAFEAALVQVFPIPKHIFENETNIEKSEKNKAPIGSGPFKFKEYKTGEYLTLERFDNYFGGKPHLDSVTYRVAKDTNAANLALQNGEINLKYLDPQDVATIQATNNFEILPYSEGRLGYMMFNQKSDTGVLNKKEVRQAIAYALNREELIQVAYTSLDYADPAKSFLTPDVLYQTNDVPTFDNDVAKAKELLQTAGVSNLKLRFIVQTGNKAQEAISLYVQQKLKDIGVTVELQSMDSSAWVAKFLDQKATDYELAVTGYIMSFDPDSYSILFSSDGSSNYSHYDNKQVDELFKQGAGEGDATKREGIYKQIQEIVADDAAIYPIAYTKTIVALDKRYGGTEEAVLKPVVVFEDLSKIYLK, from the coding sequence ATGCGTACCCGTAAAAACAAAAGCTTGTACGGAATTATTCTCATGGCAATATTGACCTTGGTCGTAAGCGCCTGCTCCAATAACGGGAATTCTTCCCCTTCGCCGAGCGCTTCGAATACAACCCCGTCCGCTTCGCAACCCGCCGAGAGCGGCCAAGCGAAAGACGGCGGAAGCCTGATCTTCGCGGTCGCTTCCGACCCGATCGTGCTTAACCCGAACTACGCGGGCGACCGCGTCAGCCTGACGATCGACCAAGCGCTGTTCGCGCCTTTGTTCCAAGTGAACAACGGACAGAAGACGTTCTACCTGGCCGATAGCCTGTCGCTATCCGAAGACGGTCTGACGTACACGCTGAAATTGAAGGAAGGCTTGACTTGGCATGACGGAGAGAAGCTGACGGCCGACGACGTCGTGTTCACGCTCGAGAAGATTTTGGACGAATCGCAGAATAGCTTCCTTCGCGCCAATTTCGTGATCGGCGGCAAGCCGGTCCAAGCGACGAAAGTCGACGATACGACGGTGGAATTCAAGCTTCCGCAAGTGAGCCCGGCGTTCGAAGCGGCTCTCGTGCAAGTGTTCCCGATTCCGAAGCATATTTTCGAGAACGAGACGAATATCGAGAAGAGCGAGAAGAACAAAGCGCCGATCGGTTCCGGACCGTTCAAATTCAAAGAATATAAGACGGGCGAGTACTTGACGCTCGAGAGATTCGATAACTACTTCGGCGGCAAGCCGCACCTCGATTCGGTCACTTATCGCGTCGCGAAGGATACTAATGCGGCCAACCTGGCGCTGCAGAACGGCGAGATCAACCTGAAGTATCTCGACCCGCAAGACGTGGCGACGATCCAAGCGACGAACAATTTCGAGATTCTTCCTTATAGCGAAGGTCGCCTCGGTTACATGATGTTTAATCAGAAGAGCGACACGGGCGTGCTGAACAAGAAGGAAGTCCGCCAAGCGATCGCTTACGCGCTGAACCGCGAAGAGTTGATTCAAGTGGCTTACACGTCGCTCGATTACGCCGATCCGGCCAAGTCGTTCTTGACTCCGGACGTTCTATACCAGACGAACGACGTTCCGACTTTCGACAACGACGTCGCGAAAGCGAAAGAGCTGCTTCAAACGGCCGGCGTCAGCAACTTGAAGCTTCGCTTCATCGTACAAACCGGTAACAAGGCGCAAGAAGCGATCTCGCTTTACGTGCAGCAGAAGTTGAAAGACATCGGCGTGACGGTCGAGCTGCAAAGCATGGATTCGTCCGCGTGGGTGGCTAAATTCCTCGACCAGAAGGCGACGGATTACGAACTGGCGGTTACGGGCTACATCATGAGCTTCGATCCGGATTCGTACAGCATCCTGTTCTCTTCCGACGGTTCTTCCAACTACTCGCATTACGATAACAAACAAGTCGACGAGCTCTTCAAACAAGGAGCCGGAGAAGGCGATGCGACCAAACGCGAAGGCATCTATAAGCAAATTCAAGAAATCGTCGCGGACGACGCGGCTATCTACCCGATTGCTTACACGAAGACGATCGTGGCTCTTGACAAGCGTTACGGCGGCACCGAAGAAGCCGTCCTGAAGCCGGTCGTCGTATTCGAAGATTTGTCCAAGATTTACCTGAAATAA
- a CDS encoding MFS transporter codes for MLMRNRTFRLIFVSDLLQQIAIWIRNMALLYYVMEKTNGDKFAVSLLSIVEYAPIFVFSIVGGLFADRWNPKRTMIAGDLLSAASIVVILALIAGDAWQSLYGAAFLSAILSQFSQPSSAKIFKKNIPEDQVPAAIGLTQSMSSLFLILGPVAGTAIYQWAGLNASLIALTLLFLLSAAVLSFLPKGKTGDANVSSTLREDLREGVRFMRGESQLKRLFLAFSLIGLGAGLVQPLEIFIVTERLGLSPDKVQWFAAADGFGLLLGALLAVAFTGLLKLRYLLPAAVAFMGVTYVVEALSVWPVATGAFRFANGVMMAIVNTAVGSYVIARIPAEMIGRVNGLMMPLFMGALLLGTSASGILSNTAGIVPAYMAAAVLCVLSAIPALSLRLSQDGQSEQAEGGVVRNG; via the coding sequence ATGCTCATGAGAAACCGTACTTTTAGATTGATATTCGTATCCGATCTTCTGCAGCAAATCGCGATCTGGATCCGAAACATGGCTCTGCTCTACTACGTCATGGAGAAGACGAACGGGGACAAATTCGCCGTGTCCTTGCTGTCCATCGTCGAATACGCGCCGATCTTCGTTTTCTCTATCGTAGGCGGCCTGTTCGCCGACCGATGGAATCCGAAGCGCACGATGATCGCGGGAGATTTGCTGAGCGCGGCTTCCATCGTCGTCATTCTGGCGCTAATAGCCGGAGATGCGTGGCAATCCTTGTACGGCGCAGCTTTCCTGTCCGCTATCCTCAGCCAATTTTCCCAGCCCTCCTCCGCTAAAATATTCAAAAAAAACATTCCGGAAGACCAAGTACCGGCAGCGATCGGTCTTACCCAGAGCATGAGCTCTCTGTTCTTGATTCTCGGCCCAGTCGCCGGGACGGCGATCTACCAATGGGCAGGTCTGAACGCTTCGTTAATCGCCTTGACGCTGCTCTTCTTGCTGTCGGCTGCCGTTTTGTCGTTCCTGCCCAAAGGCAAGACGGGCGATGCGAATGTCTCTTCTACTCTTCGCGAGGATTTGCGGGAGGGCGTTCGCTTCATGCGCGGGGAGAGCCAATTAAAGCGGCTGTTTCTCGCCTTTTCCTTGATTGGATTGGGGGCGGGGCTGGTACAGCCGCTCGAAATCTTCATCGTGACGGAGCGGTTGGGGTTATCCCCGGACAAAGTACAATGGTTTGCGGCCGCGGACGGGTTTGGGTTGTTACTCGGGGCTTTGCTTGCCGTCGCATTCACGGGGCTATTGAAGTTGCGTTACCTGTTGCCCGCGGCGGTCGCTTTTATGGGGGTGACTTACGTCGTTGAAGCACTCTCGGTATGGCCGGTCGCGACGGGCGCGTTCCGGTTCGCCAACGGCGTTATGATGGCGATCGTCAACACCGCGGTCGGCAGTTACGTAATCGCGAGAATTCCGGCGGAGATGATCGGGAGGGTAAACGGGCTAATGATGCCGTTATTCATGGGCGCTTTGTTGCTTGGTACTTCGGCGTCGGGCATCCTGAGCAATACGGCGGGTATCGTACCGGCATACATGGCCGCTGCCGTCTTATGCGTACTCTCGGCGATTCCGGCGTTATCCCTTAGGCTGAGTCAAGACGGACAATCGGAACAAGCGGAAGGGGGAGTCGTTCGAAATGGATAA
- a CDS encoding ABC transporter permease has translation MRQLIVRRLLQTIPMLFFVSIACFAMIKFAPGDPVLSFVTPNMHAEDIERIRHNLGLDKPAYIQYFLWIKEALSGNLGYSLVNHQPVLDQILDRLPATAGLMGASIGLAVLLAIPLGLLAGANRNRWIDKLINLFSYVGISIPLFWLAILLIYFFSIKLSWLPSMGMRTIGVESALDVLKHGIMPCIVLAFGFLAIYVRYIRSSTIGQLKEDYVQIQYAFGSSKRVVLFRHVMKHVLLPVITLLGMSMGELVAGAIVTETVFSWPGIGSLGMTAVRGMDYPVIMGITLFSSVMLIFGNLAADILYGIADPRIQTKR, from the coding sequence ATGAGACAACTTATCGTCAGACGGCTGCTGCAGACGATCCCGATGCTCTTCTTCGTATCGATCGCCTGCTTCGCCATGATCAAGTTCGCGCCGGGAGACCCCGTGCTTTCGTTCGTGACCCCGAACATGCACGCGGAGGACATTGAGCGAATTCGCCATAATTTGGGCTTGGACAAACCTGCTTACATTCAATATTTTTTATGGATCAAGGAAGCTTTGTCCGGCAACCTGGGCTACTCGCTGGTTAACCATCAGCCCGTGCTCGATCAGATCCTCGACCGGTTGCCCGCGACCGCGGGTTTGATGGGAGCGTCCATCGGGCTGGCCGTGTTGCTCGCCATACCGCTCGGGCTGTTGGCCGGCGCAAACCGCAACCGTTGGATAGACAAATTAATTAATTTATTTTCTTACGTCGGAATCTCGATTCCGCTCTTCTGGCTGGCGATTCTGTTGATTTATTTTTTCTCGATCAAACTGAGTTGGCTGCCGAGCATGGGCATGAGAACGATCGGCGTCGAATCCGCGCTGGACGTTCTGAAGCATGGCATTATGCCTTGCATAGTGCTGGCTTTCGGTTTTCTTGCGATCTACGTTCGCTATATCCGTTCCAGCACGATCGGCCAGTTGAAAGAAGATTACGTGCAAATCCAGTATGCTTTCGGTTCTTCGAAAAGAGTGGTTTTGTTCCGGCACGTCATGAAACACGTCCTGCTTCCGGTAATTACATTGCTCGGGATGTCGATGGGTGAACTCGTCGCCGGAGCGATCGTGACGGAAACGGTATTTTCATGGCCGGGTATCGGTTCGCTCGGCATGACGGCCGTTCGGGGAATGGATTATCCCGTAATCATGGGTATTACGCTGTTCTCCTCCGTGATGCTGATCTTCGGCAACCTGGCGGCGGACATTCTGTACGGCATCGCGGATCCGAGAATCCAAACGAAGAGGTGA
- a CDS encoding peptidylprolyl isomerase codes for MKKGSIELDNGNRIVIELYDRDAPGTVANFEKLATRGFYDGLAFQRVVRGFVAQGGCPDGTGRGGTDKIPCETKDNPHKHVRGAVSMAHFGPGTGSCQFFICYDEFDYLDGWHTVFGQVVSGMEHVDVLRRGDKMRSVKVWDEHA; via the coding sequence ATGAAGAAAGGCTCGATCGAATTGGACAACGGAAACCGGATCGTCATCGAATTATACGACCGGGACGCGCCGGGAACGGTTGCGAATTTCGAAAAGCTGGCGACGCGCGGATTTTACGACGGATTGGCTTTCCAGCGGGTCGTGCGCGGATTCGTGGCCCAGGGCGGATGTCCGGACGGAACCGGTCGCGGAGGCACGGACAAAATCCCGTGCGAGACGAAGGACAATCCGCACAAGCACGTCAGGGGAGCGGTATCTATGGCGCACTTCGGGCCGGGAACGGGCAGTTGTCAATTTTTTATTTGCTACGACGAATTCGATTACTTGGACGGCTGGCATACCGTTTTCGGGCAGGTCGTATCGGGGATGGAGCACGTCGACGTCTTGAGGCGCGGGGATAAAATGAGGTCGGTCAAAGTGTGGGACGAGCACGCGTAG
- a CDS encoding carboxymuconolactone decarboxylase family protein, whose product MKPYYSPANLERIPELIRLAPQAAASFLAFEKDVYHTAEALPPRTKELIAVAVAHVTGCPYCIDTHVKKYKMLGGTPEEIVEAVLVAATTRAGAILSHATHALIAFDQQDGPTAAESSKSGPASSPSDPECLC is encoded by the coding sequence ATGAAACCTTACTATTCTCCTGCCAACCTAGAACGGATTCCCGAGTTGATTCGCCTTGCCCCTCAAGCCGCCGCTTCGTTCCTTGCGTTCGAGAAAGACGTCTACCACACAGCAGAGGCGCTTCCTCCGCGAACGAAAGAATTGATCGCCGTTGCCGTCGCTCATGTCACGGGCTGCCCCTACTGCATCGATACGCATGTCAAGAAGTACAAAATGCTCGGAGGCACGCCGGAGGAAATCGTCGAAGCCGTGCTCGTCGCTGCCACGACGCGAGCCGGAGCGATTCTGAGCCACGCCACGCATGCGCTGATCGCATTCGATCAGCAAGACGGCCCGACGGCGGCGGAATCTTCGAAATCTGGGCCGGCTTCCTCTCCGTCCGACCCCGAATGCTTATGCTAG
- a CDS encoding TetR/AcrR family transcriptional regulator, whose amino-acid sequence MVRGRSDGEETKKRITAKATQLFNQKGYGAVTMNEVCEAAEVSKGSLYHHFPSKEELFLQVVEEDSQQWNSEWERIRASAGSIEEQLYALAEHYANDFQNPLLKSLEEYSRSQIIKEEVVERLLRINDTNSQACREVLREGMENGEIAQGDLDRLVLLVSSLMEGLGKIYYTVDRDLEQDLVKEYYRDAVRFALDGIRAKQG is encoded by the coding sequence ATGGTTAGAGGACGCTCCGACGGAGAAGAAACGAAGAAGAGAATAACCGCCAAGGCAACGCAACTTTTTAACCAGAAAGGCTACGGAGCCGTTACGATGAACGAAGTGTGCGAAGCGGCAGAGGTTAGCAAGGGCAGCCTCTATCACCACTTTCCAAGCAAGGAAGAACTGTTCCTGCAAGTCGTCGAAGAAGATTCGCAGCAGTGGAACTCCGAGTGGGAGAGAATCCGGGCGTCGGCTGGCTCGATAGAGGAGCAGCTTTACGCTCTGGCCGAGCATTATGCGAACGATTTTCAGAATCCGTTGTTGAAATCGTTGGAAGAGTATTCCCGCAGTCAAATTATCAAGGAAGAAGTCGTCGAGCGGCTGTTGCGAATTAACGACACCAATTCTCAAGCCTGTCGGGAAGTGCTTCGGGAAGGGATGGAGAACGGCGAGATCGCCCAAGGGGATCTTGATCGGCTTGTCTTGCTCGTAAGCAGCTTAATGGAAGGCTTAGGCAAGATATACTACACGGTCGACCGCGATCTGGAGCAGGACCTCGTAAAGGAATACTACCGGGATGCGGTAAGATTCGCGTTAGACGGAATACGCGCCAAGCAAGGCTGA
- a CDS encoding ABC transporter ATP-binding protein — MSENKNKVLVDVRNLQKHFSKGKDIWGRSTQVLKAVDGVSFQIRQGETFGLVGESGSGKSTIGRCLIRLYDYTDGEVYFDGHNLTKLNEKQLKPYRSRIQTIFQDPYSSLNPGMNVLELIGEPMNIHGVYKGDERKEAVSSLLEKVGLKREHLYRYPHEFSGGQRQRISIARALSVRPEFVVCDEPISALDVSVQAQVVNMLEDLQAEFGLTYLFIAHDLSMVRHISDRIGVMRDGKLVEVADSDELYDNPLHPYTRTLLSAIPVPDPRATSQRIAWDKGAMDFESGGELREASPGHFVADH; from the coding sequence GTGAGTGAAAACAAAAACAAGGTGCTCGTGGACGTTCGAAATTTGCAGAAGCATTTTAGTAAAGGCAAAGACATTTGGGGACGGAGCACGCAAGTACTCAAGGCCGTCGACGGAGTCAGCTTTCAGATTCGCCAAGGCGAGACGTTCGGCTTGGTCGGGGAGTCCGGAAGCGGGAAATCGACGATCGGGCGCTGTCTTATTCGGCTCTACGACTACACGGACGGAGAGGTATATTTCGACGGCCATAACTTGACGAAGCTGAACGAGAAGCAACTCAAGCCTTATCGGAGTCGAATTCAGACGATTTTCCAAGATCCGTACTCGTCGCTTAACCCGGGCATGAACGTGCTGGAGTTGATCGGGGAACCGATGAACATTCATGGCGTCTATAAAGGAGACGAGCGCAAGGAGGCGGTATCCTCGCTGCTTGAGAAGGTCGGATTGAAGCGGGAGCATCTGTACCGGTATCCTCATGAGTTCAGCGGAGGACAGCGCCAGAGGATCTCTATTGCCAGAGCGCTGTCCGTTCGGCCGGAATTCGTCGTATGCGACGAACCGATCTCTGCGCTCGACGTGTCCGTTCAGGCGCAGGTCGTTAATATGCTCGAGGACTTGCAGGCCGAATTCGGGCTTACGTATTTGTTCATCGCGCACGACTTGTCCATGGTGCGGCATATATCCGACCGGATCGGCGTCATGCGGGACGGGAAGCTCGTGGAAGTCGCGGATAGCGACGAATTGTACGACAACCCTCTGCATCCCTATACGCGCACGCTTCTGTCGGCTATACCGGTGCCGGATCCGCGTGCAACCAGCCAGAGGATCGCTTGGGACAAAGGCGCGATGGATTTCGAATCGGGCGGAGAGCTGCGCGAAGCGAGCCCGGGGCATTTCGTCGCGGATCATTAG